In a single window of the Raphanus sativus cultivar WK10039 chromosome 9, ASM80110v3, whole genome shotgun sequence genome:
- the LOC108827620 gene encoding ammonium transporter 1 member 2 has protein sequence MDIPATTCSAKDLAVLLSSSSNSTSSLAAATFLCSQFSNISNKLSDTTYAVDNTYLLFSAYLVFAMQLGFAMLCAGSVRAKNTMNIMLTNVLDAAAGAISYYLFGFAFAFGTPSNGFIGRHHSYFALSSYPERPGTDFSFFLYQWAFAIAAAGITSGSIAERTQFVAYLIYSSFLTGFVYPTVSHWFWSSDGWASASRSDNNLLFGSGAIDFAGSGVVHMVGGIAGLWGALIEGPRIGRFDRMGRSVALRGHSASLVVLGTFLLWFGWYGFNPGSFLTILKPYEKSRPYYGQWSAVGRTAVTTTLAGCTSALTTLFSKRLLAGHWNVIDVCNGLLGGFAAITSGCAVVEPWAAIVCGFVASWVLIGFNLLAKKLKYDDPLEAAQLHGGCGAWGLIFTGLFATKRYVNEVYSGDSRPYGLLMGGGGKLLAAQLVQIVVIIGWVSVTMGPLFYGLHRMNLLRISTEDEMAGMDMTRHGGFAYAYNDEDDVSVKPWGKVGPTSQSSTPTPPLTA, from the coding sequence ATGGATATCCCAGCCACCACTTGTTCCGCCAAGGACCTCGCCGTCCtcctatcttcttcttctaactCTACTTCTTCCCTCGCTGCGGCAACCTTTCTCTGCTCTCAATTCTCCAACATCTCCAACAAACTCTCCGACACAACTTACGCCGTGGACAACACGTATCTTCTCTTCTCCGCCTACCTAGTCTTCGCCATGCAGCTTGGTTTCGCCATGCTCTGCGCCGGCTCGGTCCGAGCCAAGAACACTATGAACATCATGCTCACCAACGTCCTCGACGCGGCAGCTGGAGCCATCTCTTACTATCTCTTTGGATTCGCGTTCGCCTTTGGAACACCATCCAACGGCTTCATCGGTCGCCACCACAGCTACTTCGCCTTGAGCTCTTATCCCGAACGCCCTGGCACCGACTTTAGTTTTTTCCTCTACCAATGGGCTTTCGCTATAGCCGCAGCGGGAATCACCAGCGGCTCCATCGCTGAACGAACTCAGTTCGTTGCTTACCTTATCTACTCTTCTTTCTTGACCGGTTTTGTCTACCCGACAGTTTCACACTGGTTTTGGTCCAGTGACGGCTGGGCCAGCGCGTCGAGATCCGACAACAATCTCTTGTTTGGTTCAGGCGCTATTGATTTCGCGGGATCAGGAGTTGTTCACATGGTAGGCGGGATTGCCGGTCTGTGGGGAGCATTGATCGAAGGACCAAGAATAGGTCGGTTCGACCGGATGGGCCGGTCCGTTGCGTTACGTGGCCACAGTGCGTCCCTTGTCGTACTCGGTACCTTCTTGTTGTGGTTTGGATGGTACGGATTCAACCCTGGTTCCTTTTTGACCATTCTAAAACCCTACGAAAAGTCTCGGCCATACTACGGACAGTGGAGCGCTGTAGGCCGTACAGCGGTCACCACAACACTCGCTGGCTGTACATCCGCTTTGACCACTCTATTCAGCAAAAGGCTCCTTGCGGGTCACTGGAACGTTATtgacgtttgcaacggattgttagGCGGATTTGCAGCTATCACCTCAGGATGTGCCGTGGTAGAGCCGTGGGCTGCTATAGTATGCGGATTCGTGGCATCATGGGTATTGATCGGGTTTAACTTGCTCGCCAAGAAACTCAAGTACGACGATCCGCTTGAGGCCGCTCAACTCCACGGGGGATGCGGAGCATGGGGCCTGATCTTTACCGGACTCTTTGCGACCAAAAGATACGTCAACGAGGTTTACTCTGGTGATAGTAGGCCTTATGGATTGCTGATGGGTGGGGGAGGAAAGCTGCTCGCCGCACAGTTAGTTCAGATCGTTGTGATCATTGGGTGGGTATCCGTGACGATGGGGCCATTGTTCTACGGTTTGCATAGGATGAATCTCTTGAGGATATCGACAGAGGACGAGATGGCCGGAATGGACATGACTCGTCACGGTGGCTTTGCTTACGCGTACAACGATGAGGATGACGTGTCAGTTAAACCGTGGGGAAAAGTGGGGCCCACAAGCCAGAGTTCGACTCCTACACCGCCCTTGACTGCTTGA
- the LOC108825060 gene encoding cysteine-rich receptor-like protein kinase 41 — MTCSSCSSSRPQHLLLLFFFLFVPFLSLAQPITTNINSYIWNLTSKATCLSPQQSNFSGSLFSNNLNRLVSSIPSRQPNTYNFYNFLVGDQERIEAMGLCNRVVTRGDCLNCIFQAAVNLTTTYCPAHREAYVRATKCMFRYSDKPIRGKLERVPVLEAPNPKNATGDRKEFIRLQGELLNRLRQEAASGGIKRKYAQGNGTGPKSNTTFFASVQCTPDLSEKDCNNCLNYGFGNATKGRLGLRWFCPSCSFQIESNLRFFRLEREYESDLPRKPRPGQSKRRRVLFGLARTRNNYLSMTRQKVLSVE; from the exons ATGACatgttcttcttgttcttcttctcgaCCACAGcacttgttgttgttgttcttcttcttgttcgtTCCATTTCTCAGCTTAGCACAACCAATCACCACAAACATTAACAGTTATATTTGGAACCTTACTTCAAAAGCAACATGTTTATCCCCCCAACAAAGCAACTTCTCCGGATCTTTATTCTCCAACAACCTTAACCGTCTTGTCTCTTCAATCCCTTCTCGCCAGCCCAACACCTACAACTTCTACAACTTCTTGGTCGGAGATCAAGAACGTATAGAAGCCATGGGACTCTGCAACAGAGTAGTCACGCGAGGAGATTGTCTCAACTGTATTTTCCAAGCTGCAGTAAACCTAACCACAACGTACTGTCCAGCTCATAGAGAAGCTTACGTACGTGCCACGAAATGTATGTTTCGTTATTCAGACAAACCTATTAGAGGGAAACTCGAAAGAGTCCCTGTCTTGGAGGCTCCAAACCCTAAAAACGCAACGGGGGATAGAAAGGAGTTTATCCGGTTGCAGGGCGAGTTACTTAACCGACTCAGACAAGAAGCTGCATCAGGTGGAATTAAGAGGAAGTATGCTCAAGGAAATGGTACTGGTCCGAAATCTAACACGACATTCTTCGCCTCCGTGCAGTGCACGCCAGATTTGTCTGAGAAAGACTGCAACAATTGTCTCAACTATGGTTTTGGAAATGCGACGAAAGGGAGATTAGGGCTTAGGTGGTTTTGCCCTAGCTGTAGCTTTCAGATAGAGAGCAACTTAAGATTCTTCCGTCTGGAGAGGGAGTATGAGTCTGATCTACCAAGAAAGCCAAGACCAGGACAGAGTAAAAGAAGAAGA GTTCTGTTTGGATTGGCAAGAACGAGAAACAACTACTTATCCATGACGAGACAGAAGGTGTTGTCTGTTGAATAA